Proteins from a genomic interval of candidate division KSB1 bacterium:
- a CDS encoding prephenate dehydrogenase: MTKGRSSAIVSRLCTGEDSGDSNGEGLDVGFTSVTIIGLGVIGGSMGLALGRKRPGLRRVGVDFPPALAVACELGMIDHAIPVDRFQQEWEGTDVVILAVPIASIVSWLSILRHAVTPQMIVTDVGSTKREIVRKAQELLPYPECFVGGHPMAGSERRGGRASDPYLFENVTYVLTPTDITSNRAYETVAELATTLGAQVLTMHPEEHDRLAAVVSHLPQLLAVNLVNFAARHHEKDDRTLRLAAGGFRDMTRIASSPYEVWEDILRTNRDVILGVLEEFCKSLSDLRERLERDDLREAFEKAARSRLSIPRDTKGFLHPLYDILVAVEDKPGVIARISTTLANAGLNIKDIEVLKVREGEGGSIRLALESERDRQQALELLRASGITCRARD, encoded by the coding sequence TTGACGAAGGGACGATCCAGTGCGATCGTGTCTCGGCTCTGCACCGGGGAGGATTCCGGTGACTCAAACGGCGAGGGCCTGGACGTGGGGTTTACCAGCGTCACCATCATCGGCCTGGGAGTGATCGGCGGCTCGATGGGGCTCGCCCTGGGACGGAAACGCCCGGGCCTGCGACGAGTGGGCGTCGACTTTCCTCCCGCGCTGGCGGTCGCTTGCGAACTCGGGATGATCGATCACGCCATCCCTGTGGACCGGTTTCAACAGGAGTGGGAAGGCACGGACGTCGTCATTCTGGCTGTCCCTATTGCCTCGATCGTCAGCTGGCTTTCCATCCTGCGCCACGCCGTAACCCCTCAGATGATCGTCACGGACGTCGGGAGCACCAAACGAGAAATCGTGCGGAAAGCGCAGGAGCTCCTTCCCTATCCCGAGTGCTTTGTGGGCGGCCATCCCATGGCCGGCTCGGAACGGAGAGGAGGCCGCGCTTCCGACCCTTATCTCTTTGAGAACGTCACCTACGTCCTGACGCCCACCGACATTACGTCGAACCGGGCCTACGAGACTGTAGCCGAGCTGGCCACTACCCTCGGCGCCCAGGTCCTGACCATGCACCCGGAGGAGCACGACCGTCTGGCCGCCGTAGTAAGCCATCTGCCTCAACTGCTGGCTGTGAACCTGGTCAACTTCGCCGCGCGACACCACGAGAAGGACGATCGAACCCTCCGCCTGGCCGCGGGCGGATTTCGAGACATGACCCGCATTGCCAGCAGCCCGTACGAGGTCTGGGAAGACATCCTGCGCACCAACCGAGACGTGATCCTCGGTGTGCTCGAGGAATTCTGTAAGAGTCTGAGCGACCTGCGAGAACGGCTGGAAAGGGATGACCTGCGAGAGGCCTTCGAGAAGGCAGCACGTTCCCGGCTCTCCATCCCCCGCGACACGAAGGGCTTCCTCCACCCGCTGTACGACATCCTCGTCGCCGTGGAGGACAAGCCCGGTGTGATCGCGCGGATTTCGACCACCCTGGCCAACGCCGGGCTCAACATCAAGGACATCGAGGTCCTGAAGGTCCGCGAGGGAGAGGGTGGGTCCATCCGCCTCGCCCTGGAAAGCGAAAGGGATCGGCAGCAGGCTCTGGAGCTTCTGCGAGCTTCAGGGATCACATGCCGCGCCCGTGATTAA
- the aroF gene encoding 3-deoxy-7-phosphoheptulonate synthase, translated as MVIVMDKRASQEEVDAVERKLVSQGYRVHRSTGVERTILGVIGDTAKLDTRELELLPGVYEVVRVSEPFKLASRAFHPENTVITLGEVAIGGNEVVVMAGPCAVESREQMMEAAHAVREAGAKVLRGGAFKPRTSPYAFQGLGEEGLRYLREAADRYGLLTVTEVMDREQVPLVSEYADILQVGARNMQNYALLRELGNIRKPVLLKRGFAATVKELLMAAEYIMAGGNYQVILCERGIRTFEDSVRNTLDISAIPVVHSLSHLPIIADPSHGTGRRDKVAPMARAAIAAGADGLLIEVHPDPDAAKSDGFQSLYPHQFTSLMEELRIIAAAIGRKI; from the coding sequence ATGGTGATCGTGATGGACAAGCGCGCCAGCCAAGAGGAGGTGGATGCGGTGGAGCGCAAACTCGTAAGCCAGGGATACCGCGTTCACCGATCCACGGGGGTCGAGAGGACGATCCTTGGTGTCATCGGCGATACGGCCAAACTCGACACCCGGGAGCTTGAACTTCTGCCCGGCGTTTACGAAGTTGTCCGTGTCAGTGAGCCTTTCAAGCTTGCAAGCCGCGCCTTTCATCCCGAAAACACGGTCATTACCCTCGGCGAGGTTGCCATCGGCGGCAATGAAGTCGTGGTCATGGCTGGCCCCTGCGCGGTCGAGAGCCGGGAGCAGATGATGGAGGCAGCTCACGCCGTACGCGAGGCCGGGGCGAAAGTCCTTCGAGGAGGAGCATTCAAGCCCCGAACTTCCCCCTACGCGTTCCAGGGCCTCGGCGAGGAAGGCTTGCGGTACCTCCGGGAAGCTGCCGATCGGTACGGTCTACTGACCGTGACCGAGGTGATGGACCGCGAACAGGTTCCCCTCGTCTCGGAGTACGCCGACATCCTGCAGGTGGGAGCGCGCAACATGCAAAACTACGCCCTTCTGCGCGAGCTCGGCAACATCCGGAAGCCTGTGCTCCTGAAGCGAGGATTTGCGGCCACCGTGAAGGAGCTCCTCATGGCGGCCGAGTATATCATGGCCGGCGGCAATTACCAGGTGATCCTGTGCGAGCGCGGTATACGGACGTTCGAAGATTCGGTGCGCAATACCCTCGACATCAGTGCTATTCCGGTTGTGCACAGCCTGAGTCACCTGCCGATTATCGCAGATCCCAGCCATGGCACAGGGCGACGGGACAAGGTGGCGCCGATGGCTCGGGCGGCGATCGCTGCAGGAGCCGACGGGCTGCTCATCGAGGTCCATCCCGACCCCGATGCAGCCAAGTCTGACGGCTTCCAGTCCCTGTATCCCCATCAGTTCACCAGCCTGATGGAGGAGCTTCGCATCATTGCCGCGGCCATCGGAAGGAAAATTTGA
- a CDS encoding chorismate mutase, with protein MNESGWSLERIRAEIDEVDIQILRLLERRAFLALRAKREKERAGMPVEDPARERQVIERIVQHRCGPLPASEIRRVFEAIIACCRTVQTGGGNAGTEVNPW; from the coding sequence ATGAACGAAAGCGGCTGGTCCCTCGAGCGGATTCGGGCTGAGATCGACGAGGTGGATATCCAGATTTTGAGACTACTGGAACGCCGGGCTTTCCTGGCACTGCGCGCCAAGCGCGAAAAGGAGCGCGCCGGGATGCCCGTCGAGGATCCCGCGCGGGAGAGGCAGGTGATCGAGCGAATCGTTCAGCACCGATGCGGCCCGCTTCCGGCGAGCGAGATCCGAAGGGTCTTTGAGGCGATCATAGCTTGCTGCCGCACCGTGCAGACGGGCGGCGGCAACGCGGGCACGGAGGTCAATCCATGGTGA
- a CDS encoding penicillin acylase family protein, with amino-acid sequence MFKRILLVAASALITSGCQRQEVATVVRDNYGVPHVFANSEVAAAYAFGYVQAEDRIGQLMQWYRWAEGRLSEAFGPAFVETDFEQKLWRHAEIAQTGYPQLPRYLQRILDAFAAGINDYVRQHPERVPAWAVKVEPWHPLALGRAFIWDWPLDDAKDDLRRGLQQPEASHGRGSNQWVVAPARSATGTAIALIDPHLSWEESGHWYEARIHAGRWQACGMVVVGTPFVGLGHTEAVCWAATTGGPDCGDCYRILLDDPEKPTRYRYDGAWRPLQVDTVAISVLRSDRVDTIRRVVFWTHHGPIYERRGTVAYALALPYLPSVRLIEQLYRMNRARSLAEFQEAMAMCEFMPQNIMAADVDGNIWYVRTGKVPIREAKYDWSYPVPGDTSATEWRGIHRQDDLVQILNPKCGYMQNCNISPGTMMAEGAPRARDYLPYIYNDREDRSNPRGRRALEVLSSIQKMTREDAFALAFDTKIPGVQAWQDALREAFREWGEERPSLSRAVETLVSWNGRLGKEEAGALLYYRWRQELGRIDPELRGELPPNPEPSRSQALEMFEALVRASESLRQVFGKEHVPWGEFLRLQRGDSSWALDGGSFEYGLSALRAVWGRAEAGRVRASGGQSCPMLVFLGRPIESYSVLPWGISDDPKSPHFADQAPLFARCQMKPTWFHPDSLRKHTESRVELRFRAE; translated from the coding sequence ATGTTTAAGCGCATTCTCTTGGTGGCCGCGTCGGCCCTGATCACAAGCGGGTGCCAGCGCCAGGAGGTGGCGACCGTGGTGCGCGACAACTACGGTGTTCCCCATGTTTTCGCCAACTCCGAAGTTGCTGCTGCCTATGCCTTCGGATACGTCCAGGCGGAAGACCGCATCGGGCAGCTCATGCAATGGTATCGATGGGCGGAGGGCCGACTCTCGGAGGCTTTCGGGCCAGCCTTTGTCGAGACGGACTTTGAGCAGAAGCTGTGGCGGCACGCCGAAATTGCTCAAACCGGTTACCCGCAGCTCCCCAGGTACCTGCAGCGGATTCTCGACGCGTTTGCGGCGGGCATCAACGATTACGTGCGCCAGCATCCAGAAAGGGTGCCGGCTTGGGCCGTTAAGGTTGAGCCTTGGCATCCGCTGGCCCTGGGCCGGGCGTTCATCTGGGACTGGCCGCTGGACGATGCCAAAGACGATCTGCGTCGTGGTTTGCAGCAGCCGGAGGCAAGCCACGGCCGAGGCTCAAACCAGTGGGTGGTTGCCCCCGCCCGTTCCGCAACGGGTACGGCCATCGCTCTGATTGACCCGCACCTGAGCTGGGAGGAATCCGGCCACTGGTACGAAGCACGTATCCACGCGGGGCGCTGGCAAGCCTGTGGCATGGTTGTCGTCGGGACGCCTTTCGTAGGGCTCGGTCACACCGAGGCAGTGTGCTGGGCAGCGACGACCGGAGGCCCGGACTGTGGGGATTGCTATCGGATCCTTCTGGATGACCCGGAGAAACCCACGCGTTACCGCTACGATGGGGCTTGGCGCCCGCTGCAGGTCGACACCGTAGCGATCAGCGTCCTCAGGTCTGACCGCGTCGATACGATTCGAAGGGTAGTGTTCTGGACGCACCACGGGCCTATCTACGAGCGCCGGGGTACGGTGGCCTATGCTCTTGCGCTTCCCTACCTGCCGTCCGTCCGGCTCATCGAGCAGCTCTACCGAATGAACCGCGCGCGCTCACTGGCTGAGTTCCAAGAGGCGATGGCCATGTGCGAATTCATGCCGCAAAACATCATGGCTGCCGATGTGGACGGAAACATCTGGTACGTGCGGACAGGCAAGGTGCCCATCCGGGAGGCGAAATACGACTGGAGTTATCCCGTCCCTGGCGATACCTCAGCCACGGAGTGGCGCGGCATTCACCGCCAGGACGATCTGGTGCAGATTCTGAATCCGAAATGCGGCTACATGCAGAATTGCAACATCTCGCCGGGCACCATGATGGCCGAAGGAGCCCCACGCGCTCGGGATTACCTCCCGTACATTTACAATGACCGCGAGGATCGGAGTAATCCGCGCGGACGTAGGGCACTGGAAGTGCTTTCGAGCATCCAGAAGATGACCAGAGAGGATGCCTTCGCCCTTGCCTTCGATACCAAGATCCCCGGGGTGCAGGCTTGGCAGGACGCTCTCAGGGAAGCTTTCCGGGAGTGGGGCGAGGAGCGTCCCAGCTTGAGCCGGGCGGTGGAAACGCTTGTCTCCTGGAATGGCCGCCTCGGTAAGGAAGAGGCGGGAGCTCTGCTCTACTACCGGTGGCGCCAGGAGTTGGGCAGGATCGACCCGGAGCTGCGTGGCGAGTTGCCGCCGAATCCGGAGCCCAGTCGATCGCAAGCCCTGGAGATGTTCGAGGCCCTCGTTCGAGCTTCGGAAAGCCTGCGGCAAGTGTTCGGCAAGGAGCACGTGCCGTGGGGAGAGTTCCTTCGCTTGCAGCGCGGTGACAGCAGCTGGGCCCTGGACGGCGGTTCCTTCGAATACGGACTGTCGGCGCTACGTGCAGTCTGGGGCCGGGCCGAGGCGGGCCGCGTGCGGGCCTCTGGAGGACAATCCTGCCCCATGCTGGTTTTCCTGGGCAGACCCATCGAGTCCTACAGCGTCCTCCCCTGGGGCATCAGCGATGACCCGAAATCGCCGCACTTTGCCGACCAGGCACCGCTCTTCGCCCGGTGCCAGATGAAGCCGACCTGGTTCCATCCCGATAGCCTGCGGAAGCACACCGAGTCGCGGGTGGAACTGCGGTTCCGTGCGGAATAG
- the flgF gene encoding flagellar basal-body rod protein FlgF, whose protein sequence is MLEGIYTSAAGMLPRTNQLEVIANNLANVSTAGFKRDRVTFRQTLDAELAVAAETGETQGAQEVVTDFSQGPLEKTDRPLDLAIDGEGFFVVQTAAGERYTRAGSFRLDAAGRIVTPDGYPVLGERGPIVLHEGSVEVRSDGEIWQKGVAVGRLRVVNFPNLRALAKEGHSLFRLRDPNVRPVALENVRIKQGYLEGSNVNALEEMVEMMVVVRNFEAEQKAIQTQDETLSRAINELPKL, encoded by the coding sequence ATGCTGGAAGGCATCTACACATCCGCGGCCGGTATGCTCCCGCGCACAAATCAGCTCGAGGTCATCGCCAATAATCTCGCCAACGTGAGTACAGCCGGATTCAAGCGCGACCGAGTGACCTTCCGCCAGACCCTCGATGCTGAGCTGGCCGTCGCTGCGGAGACAGGGGAGACGCAGGGGGCCCAGGAGGTGGTCACAGATTTCTCACAGGGGCCTCTCGAGAAGACAGATCGCCCGCTCGACCTGGCGATCGACGGGGAGGGCTTTTTCGTTGTGCAAACAGCGGCAGGCGAGCGCTACACGCGGGCGGGTAGTTTCCGCCTGGACGCGGCGGGTAGGATTGTAACCCCGGACGGGTACCCGGTCCTGGGCGAACGTGGGCCCATCGTGTTACACGAGGGCTCTGTGGAGGTGCGGTCAGACGGCGAGATCTGGCAGAAGGGCGTCGCGGTCGGGCGTCTTCGGGTTGTGAACTTTCCGAACTTGAGAGCTTTGGCAAAGGAAGGGCACAGCCTGTTTCGCCTCCGGGATCCGAACGTGCGGCCTGTAGCCCTCGAGAACGTGCGGATCAAGCAGGGGTACCTCGAGGGGTCGAACGTGAACGCCCTCGAAGAAATGGTCGAAATGATGGTCGTGGTGAGGAATTTCGAAGCCGAGCAGAAGGCCATCCAGACCCAGGACGAGACCCTGTCGCGAGCGATCAATGAGCTTCCGAAGCTATAG
- the flgG gene encoding flagellar basal-body rod protein FlgG, with the protein MIRALRTAASGMYAQELHVDTIANNLANVNTTGFKRSEVEFQDLLYQTIQMAGQLNQEGVNVPVQIQVGHGTRPVATEKIFTQGDTVATNNPLDLAINGDGFFQILMPDGSLAYTRDGSFKVSADGRIVTSDGYLLQPDLAIPTDTTEISISRDGIVTVKTAESPEPQEIGQIELARFVNPAGLSSIGGNLYVPTAASGEPIVGTPGTESMGTLLQGHLELSNVQVVKEMIDLIVAQRAYEINSKTIRSADDMLGIVNSLRR; encoded by the coding sequence ATGATTCGCGCTCTGCGCACGGCGGCAAGTGGCATGTATGCCCAGGAGCTTCACGTCGATACCATAGCCAATAACCTGGCCAACGTGAACACCACCGGCTTCAAACGCAGTGAGGTCGAATTCCAGGACCTTCTGTACCAGACTATCCAGATGGCAGGGCAGTTGAATCAGGAGGGCGTGAACGTCCCCGTCCAGATCCAGGTGGGACACGGGACCCGCCCGGTCGCTACGGAGAAGATTTTCACCCAGGGAGATACAGTGGCCACCAACAATCCTCTCGACCTGGCCATCAATGGGGACGGCTTTTTCCAGATCCTGATGCCCGACGGCTCTTTGGCCTACACCCGAGACGGGAGCTTCAAGGTGTCGGCGGACGGGAGGATAGTGACCAGCGATGGCTACCTCCTTCAGCCGGATCTGGCGATCCCCACGGACACGACCGAGATCAGCATCAGCCGGGACGGGATTGTGACGGTGAAGACGGCCGAGAGTCCTGAGCCGCAGGAGATCGGCCAGATCGAGTTGGCACGGTTCGTGAATCCCGCTGGGCTGAGCAGCATCGGCGGTAACCTCTACGTGCCCACCGCCGCTTCCGGCGAACCCATTGTGGGCACTCCCGGCACCGAAAGCATGGGGACCCTCCTTCAGGGCCACCTGGAGCTTTCCAATGTCCAGGTGGTGAAGGAGATGATCGATCTCATTGTCGCCCAGCGCGCCTACGAGATCAACTCGAAGACGATCCGGAGCGCGGACGACATGCTCGGCATCGTGAATAGCCTCCGTCGGTGA
- the flgA gene encoding flagellar basal body P-ring formation chaperone FlgA — MPRTGSRLRRICRVMAGLAILGIGEVCSSAAGQSLTPAQRALLTSAIERYVGLQLMGTGRVAIEILRVSGAWPAREDTVGWQIRAINRLQPGMVNSFEIRGSDPAHGPWTVSVAARVELFQQVVVATRDLRAGEVVDRSDVALEERSLTGLLGEPLRGEEEALGRRLRGSVKAGTILTRRFLEEVPLVRRGDLVRIVAAVGAVRVETEGRALESASLGESVLVRNAGSGKTVRGLVVARGEVLVRP, encoded by the coding sequence ATGCCTAGGACGGGATCACGTCTACGAAGGATCTGCCGTGTAATGGCCGGGCTGGCTATCCTGGGAATTGGCGAGGTCTGCAGCAGTGCTGCCGGACAGTCGCTGACGCCAGCGCAGCGAGCCCTCCTCACGAGCGCGATCGAGCGATACGTTGGCCTCCAGCTCATGGGTACGGGCAGAGTCGCGATCGAGATCCTGAGGGTTTCGGGAGCTTGGCCCGCACGGGAAGACACGGTCGGATGGCAGATCCGGGCTATCAATCGACTGCAGCCCGGAATGGTCAACTCCTTCGAGATTCGAGGATCGGATCCCGCCCACGGACCATGGACGGTGTCCGTAGCTGCCCGGGTCGAGCTTTTTCAGCAGGTGGTTGTGGCCACGCGAGACTTGCGAGCCGGGGAAGTCGTAGACCGGAGCGACGTCGCGCTCGAGGAGCGAAGTCTGACTGGGCTTCTGGGGGAGCCTCTGCGGGGTGAAGAAGAGGCCCTCGGGAGGCGGCTACGCGGCAGCGTCAAGGCGGGGACGATCCTCACCCGGCGCTTTCTGGAGGAGGTGCCTTTGGTGCGAAGGGGTGACCTGGTTCGTATCGTTGCGGCGGTTGGAGCGGTGCGGGTGGAAACCGAAGGCCGTGCTCTGGAATCCGCAAGCCTCGGTGAAAGTGTCCTGGTGCGCAATGCCGGTTCGGGCAAAACCGTGCGCGGTCTCGTCGTTGCGCGAGGTGAAGTTCTGGTGCGGCCCTGA
- a CDS encoding flagellar basal body L-ring protein FlgH yields the protein MTRTWWLVPLCGAILGPGKCAAQKLGTGSLFSDYKAFRVGDVVTIYIVEFASGTNETKTGTGKETEISLESSGGTGALKFLPMFGAGANARSKFDGKGSTSTTGVLRAKISARVVQVLDNGNLVIEGSREVQVNNEKQVTILSGVVRPEDITADNVVYSYNIADAKITYRGKGVVSGGSNPSLITRILNWVF from the coding sequence ATGACGAGGACCTGGTGGCTGGTTCCCCTTTGCGGCGCAATCTTGGGCCCAGGGAAGTGCGCAGCCCAGAAGCTGGGGACCGGCTCGCTTTTCAGCGACTACAAGGCGTTCCGCGTAGGGGACGTCGTTACGATCTACATCGTTGAATTTGCCTCCGGCACCAACGAGACCAAAACGGGCACCGGAAAGGAAACAGAGATTTCGCTCGAATCCAGCGGAGGCACCGGTGCCCTGAAGTTTCTTCCCATGTTTGGAGCCGGAGCCAATGCGCGAAGCAAGTTCGACGGCAAGGGAAGCACCTCGACCACGGGGGTGCTGCGCGCCAAGATCAGTGCCCGAGTGGTGCAAGTGCTGGACAACGGCAACCTTGTAATCGAGGGCAGCCGAGAGGTGCAGGTGAACAACGAAAAGCAGGTCACCATCCTCTCGGGTGTGGTGCGCCCAGAGGACATTACGGCAGACAACGTGGTGTACTCCTACAACATCGCAGACGCCAAGATTACCTATCGCGGGAAAGGCGTTGTCTCGGGTGGTTCCAACCCCAGCCTGATTACCAGAATCCTCAACTGGGTGTTCTGA
- a CDS encoding flagellar basal body P-ring protein FlgI produces MGRKLRKPGLLVVLLLSHSAFSWAGVKIKQIAELEGLGPTKLVGYGLVVGLDGTGDSRRSIATLQSVANMLKRFGLTVPQNELRVDNVAAVMVTADLPPFAHPGTRIDVQVSSLGDAESLEGGTLLLTPLVDGSGEVYALAQGAVSIGGFNISTIGGERVRKNYALVGRVPNGAVVKKQAPASIPGDGNLRLVLRNPDFTSARRVADAINQRFGQEIAVAIDAGAVQLAVPEEVRAPGKLVAFLSDLESVETEPDQVARVVVNERTGTVVVGGDVRISTVAVAHGNLTVRIATTPIISQPTPFSQGQTVVVPETQTTVETEEASLTVLRESATVDDLVKALNALGVTPRDLIAIFQALKEAGALRAELVIL; encoded by the coding sequence ATGGGGCGGAAGCTTCGGAAACCGGGTCTTTTGGTTGTTCTTCTCCTGTCGCATTCCGCCTTCTCCTGGGCGGGGGTGAAGATCAAGCAGATTGCCGAACTTGAGGGACTTGGGCCGACGAAACTCGTAGGATACGGCCTGGTGGTGGGTTTGGACGGAACCGGGGATAGCCGACGGTCCATTGCAACTCTGCAATCCGTGGCCAACATGTTGAAGCGTTTCGGCCTCACTGTGCCCCAGAACGAGCTTCGCGTGGACAACGTGGCCGCGGTGATGGTTACCGCCGATCTGCCGCCCTTTGCCCATCCGGGCACCCGCATCGATGTTCAGGTGTCCTCCCTCGGCGACGCCGAGAGCCTTGAGGGAGGAACCCTTCTTCTCACCCCTCTCGTCGACGGCAGCGGTGAGGTGTACGCCCTGGCTCAAGGGGCCGTGTCCATTGGGGGCTTCAACATCAGTACCATTGGAGGCGAGAGGGTGCGCAAGAACTACGCCCTGGTAGGCAGGGTACCGAACGGCGCGGTGGTGAAGAAGCAGGCGCCGGCTTCGATCCCCGGGGACGGGAACCTGCGACTTGTGTTGCGAAACCCCGATTTCACGAGCGCGAGACGTGTGGCCGACGCCATCAACCAGCGATTTGGTCAGGAGATCGCCGTCGCCATCGACGCGGGGGCCGTGCAGCTGGCAGTGCCGGAGGAGGTGCGGGCTCCGGGCAAACTGGTCGCTTTCCTCAGCGACCTGGAGAGTGTGGAAACCGAGCCGGACCAGGTGGCCCGCGTGGTGGTGAACGAGCGCACGGGCACGGTGGTCGTTGGCGGTGATGTGCGGATCTCGACCGTCGCCGTTGCCCACGGCAATCTCACGGTTCGGATTGCGACCACGCCGATCATCTCGCAACCGACCCCCTTCTCCCAGGGGCAGACGGTGGTGGTTCCGGAAACCCAGACCACGGTGGAGACGGAAGAAGCAAGTCTAACCGTCCTGCGCGAGAGCGCTACGGTAGACGATCTGGTGAAGGCCTTGAACGCCCTCGGGGTAACGCCACGCGACCTCATCGCGATCTTTCAGGCGCTGAAGGAAGCCGGGGCTCTGCGGGCCGAACTGGTGATCCTGTGA
- a CDS encoding transglycosylase SLT domain-containing protein translates to MKIEASPNFLPVSAQAATAAGASSRHPDPELRKVCERFEGLFLAQLFRVMRESIPESGLWSSGPWQGMFDLFFDQAIGEKAAERNSYGIAEMLERQLGRVLLSTSVGSGSSSSSGQEFPLVEGAPGSGSVVKSSEQAVDIVSAAAGAEGVDPHLVQAVIDVESGGDPRAVSKKGAVGLMQLMPDTAREVGVRNPWDPVENVRGGVRYLRQLLDTFGNDLALALAAYNAGPGAVRRHGGIPPFRETRQYVEKVLNRYHQLKRLAATTTKPSVTG, encoded by the coding sequence ATGAAGATTGAGGCGTCTCCAAACTTCCTCCCGGTCAGCGCGCAAGCAGCTACGGCTGCCGGGGCGAGTTCCCGCCATCCCGATCCCGAGCTCAGGAAAGTGTGCGAGCGGTTCGAGGGGCTTTTTCTGGCTCAGCTTTTCCGGGTGATGCGGGAGTCGATCCCGGAGTCCGGTCTCTGGAGCAGCGGGCCGTGGCAGGGGATGTTCGATTTGTTCTTCGATCAGGCCATCGGCGAGAAGGCGGCCGAACGGAATTCGTACGGGATCGCCGAGATGCTGGAAAGGCAGCTGGGCCGCGTACTCCTTTCGACGTCGGTCGGCTCCGGTAGCTCCAGCTCGTCCGGTCAGGAGTTTCCCCTCGTCGAGGGCGCGCCGGGGAGCGGAAGCGTGGTCAAGAGTTCAGAACAGGCGGTCGATATTGTCAGTGCGGCCGCCGGTGCCGAGGGTGTCGATCCTCACCTCGTCCAGGCGGTGATTGACGTAGAAAGCGGCGGCGATCCCAGGGCCGTATCGAAAAAAGGGGCGGTGGGACTGATGCAGCTCATGCCGGACACGGCCCGGGAAGTCGGTGTAAGAAACCCTTGGGATCCCGTCGAAAACGTGCGCGGTGGGGTGCGATACCTGCGCCAGCTCCTCGACACGTTCGGCAACGACCTGGCCCTTGCCCTGGCGGCCTACAATGCAGGGCCGGGGGCCGTGCGGCGCCATGGCGGGATCCCGCCGTTCCGGGAAACCCGGCAATACGTGGAGAAGGTCCTGAACCGCTACCACCAGTTGAAGAGGCTGGCGGCGACGACGACAAAGCCTTCGGTTACCGGGTAG
- the flgN gene encoding flagellar export chaperone FlgN produces the protein MAALASGVVSTGSLEERLQWIRLAGLLRRQVGLMRNLLALLLRIREAIVLVDLPAFQKTALDQIQLLHELEAVGQESREQISALVPQARDAAGEAGLAEAIAVAPPEDRRELVELQQTLIQLAEDVRRLAHRNEKLMTALGEIREAQYQALWNAFGRLLGTYGERKTFVPASVCDVVG, from the coding sequence GTGGCAGCTCTGGCGTCAGGGGTGGTGAGCACGGGGAGCCTCGAGGAACGGCTCCAGTGGATACGCTTGGCGGGCCTTTTGCGCCGGCAGGTGGGCCTTATGCGCAACCTCTTGGCCCTCCTCCTCCGGATCCGCGAAGCCATAGTCCTCGTGGACCTGCCGGCGTTTCAGAAGACGGCCCTCGATCAGATTCAGCTCCTTCACGAGTTGGAGGCCGTGGGCCAGGAAAGCCGTGAGCAGATTTCGGCTCTTGTCCCACAGGCGAGAGACGCGGCGGGGGAAGCCGGTCTGGCGGAGGCCATCGCCGTGGCACCTCCCGAAGATAGGAGGGAGCTGGTAGAGCTGCAGCAGACGCTTATCCAGCTCGCCGAAGACGTCCGTCGGCTCGCCCATCGGAATGAGAAGCTGATGACCGCGCTGGGAGAAATTCGTGAGGCGCAGTACCAGGCCCTCTGGAACGCATTCGGCCGCTTGCTTGGCACTTACGGCGAGAGGAAAACCTTTGTCCCCGCTTCCGTCTGCGACGTGGTAGGGTAG